From Stigmatopora nigra isolate UIUO_SnigA chromosome 17, RoL_Snig_1.1, whole genome shotgun sequence, a single genomic window includes:
- the pitpnm2 gene encoding membrane-associated phosphatidylinositol transfer protein 2 isoform X3, giving the protein MLIKEYRIPMPMSVDEYRIAQLYMIQKKSREESCGEGSGVEILENKPYQDGPGGSGQYTHKVYHIGKHIPSWFCSILPQAALRVEEESWNAYPYTRTRYTCPFVEKFSIDIETYYMPDTGNQSDVFSMSPAEKRQRTVDPIDIVKDYIAPHEYLAEEDPRLYRSLKTRRGPLSEDWIEEITRIPADRSVMCAYKLCKVEFRYWGMQSKIERFIHDVGLRKVMVRAHRQAWCWQDEWYGLTMEDIRQLELETQLALAKKMAQYSTGEESSSETNGRPAVEDQEKGPVVETGSPAEAGAVKPGGALASRGELTKQWSTSSRSSNRSSKRGGSPSHHSLSEWRMQSIARESDDSTDDEFFDAHDGFSDGEEVLPKEMTKWSSNDLMDKMETIEMDEVQESLYTETGGEFGTLMNEEAHAEQCLQPSKIHVLILVLHGGNILDTGSGEQSSKQGDVNTLNGAFEAVMRVHYPAALGRIAIRTVSCPAVCVEAFSLVSNLSPYSYDEGCLSSSQDHIPLAALPLLATSAPQYQDAVAAVILRANQVYADFIRSLEGASFNGQVCVIGDCVGGILGFDALCSSSVLVLESPNSSRRGSAISVQDTELLSPGIVINSASPSLEGSRHLSRSNIDIPRCSGPDDPKKQLPRKRSDSSTYELDTIKHHQAFLSSLHSSVIHAETCSRRSSSSTMLEGGSLGKFDFEVTDFFLFGSPLGLVLALRKTVVPSLDVTALRPACQQVYNLFHPADPSASRLEPLLDKRFHLLPPFSIPRYQRFPLGDGHSALLVETVQNNPQLLMEPALHRNHDTDVNETSIAVPVLNWPASSDAGSHISVDAACPPPSTSPGVPHIRCHRRASEASLASQVSGLADSYAASNVANIASRWWGSKRMDYALYCPDALTAFPTVALPHLFHASYWESTDVVSFLLRQVMRHENSGILELNGKEVSEFTPSKPREKWLRKRTHVKIRNVTANHRVNDGVYTEDGAQTVNGRFMYGPLDMVTLTGEKIDIHIMTQPPSGEWIYLDTQLTNSSGRISYALPDNKRLGIGVYPVKMVVRGDHTFADSYLTVVPRGTEFVVFSIDGSFAASVSIMGSDPKVRAGAVDVVRYWQDLGYLIVYVTGRPDMQKQRVVAWLSQHNFPHGVVSFCDGLVHDPLRHKANFLKCLIGEAQMRIFAAYGSSKDISVYTNVGLPPSHIYIVGRPTKKMQHQCQFIPDGYASHLSHLEYSQRSRPAKSAGARMVLRKGSFGLGAASGDFLRKRNHIFRTISSKRPGGSPKPAGRTERTQSQCEAGAAAPATAPAAQRSMSVAAGCWGRSGSAKEGSTGSHGPK; this is encoded by the exons ATGCTGATCAAGGAGTACCGCATCCCCATGCCTATGAGTGTGGACGAGTATCGCATAGCTCAACTCTACATGATACAG AAAAAGAGCCGCGAAGAGAGCTGCGGCGAGGGCAGCGGCGTGGAGATCCTGGAGAACAAACCCTACCAGGATGGGCCCGGCGGTTCGGGCCAGTACACCCACAAGGTATACCACATCGGCAAGCACATCCCGTCGTGGTTTTGCTCCATCTTGCCTCAGGCCGCCCTCCGTGTGGAGGAGGAGTCGTGGAACGCCTACCCATACACACGCACCAG GTACACGTGTCCATTCGTGGAGAAGTTCTCTATTGACATCGAAACCTACTACATGCCGGACACTGGCAACCAATCAGATGTCTTCAGCATGTCCCCTGCTGAGAAGAGACAGCGCACAGTAG ATCCCATCGACATCGTCAAGGATTACATTGCACCCCACGAGTACTTGGCGGAGGAAGACCCCCGGCTCTACCGCTCGCTCAAGACCAGGCGAGGCCCGCTCTCCGAGGATTGGATCGAAGAGATCACCCGCATTCCTGCCGACCGCTCAGTCATGTGCGCCTATAAACTGTGCAAAGTGGAGTTTCGGTACTGGGGGATGCAGTCCAAGATTGAACGCTTCATCCATGACGTCG GTTTGCGCAAAGTAATGGTGCGAGCCCACCGCCAGGCCTGGTGTTGGCAGGACGAGTGGTACGGCCTAACCATGGAGGACATCCGGCAGCTGGAACTGGAGACCCAGCTGGCCCTAGCCAAGAAAATGGCTCAGTACAGCACCGGCGAGGAAAGCAGCTCCGAAACCAACGGTCGCCCCGCCGTCGAGGACCAGGAGAAGGGGCCCGTCGTCGAAACCGGATCTCCCGCCGAGGCCGGCGCTGTCAAACCTGGGGGGGCACTGGCTAGCCGGGGAGAGCTGACCAAGCAGTGGTCTACGTCCTCCAGATCCTCCAACAGGTCATCCAAGAGAGGAG GAAGTCCTTCTCATCACAGCTTGAGCGAATGGAGAATGCAGAGCATCGCTCGAGAGTCCGACGACAGCACGGACGACGAGTTCTTTGACGCGCACG atgGTTTCTCGGATGGGGAAGAAGTCTTGCCAAAGGAGATGACCAAGTGGAGCTCCAATGACTTGATGGACAAAATGGAAACCATCGAGATGGACGAGGTGCAAG AATCACTGTATACCGAGACGGGAGGGGAGTTTGGCACCTTGATGAACGAGGAGGCGCATGCCGAG CAGTGTCTTCAGCCGTCCAAAATCCACGTCTTGATTCTGGTCTTGCACGGGGGAAACATTCTGGACACGGGCTCAG GCGAACAGAGCAGCAAGCAAGGTGACGTCAACACACTGAATGGCGCCTTCGAGGCGGTGATGAGGGTTCACTACCCAGCGGCGCTGGGCCGCATCGCCATCCGCACCGTGTCGTGTCCTGCCGTCTGCGTGGAAGCTTTTTCGCTGGTGTCCAA CCTGAGTCCGTACAGCTACGACGAGGGCTGCCTGTCCAGCAGCCAGGATCACATTCCTCTGGCAGCGCTGCCTCTCCTCGCCACGTCGGCGCCACAATACCAGGATGCTGTTGCCGCAGTCATTCTTCGAGCCAATCAGGTGTATGCAGATTTCATCAGGTCCTTGGAAGGAGCCTCCTTCAATGGGCAG GTATGTGTGATTGGGGACTGCGTAGGTGGCATCCTGGGCTTTGATGCTCTGTGTAGCAGTTCTGTTCTGGTATTGGAAAGTCCAAACAGCAGCAGGCGGGGAAGCGCCATCAGCGTGCAG GACACGGAGCTGCTGTCTCCCGGCATCGTCATCAACAGCGCGTCGCCGTCCCTGGAGGGCAGCCGCCACCTCAGTCGTAGCAACATTGACATCCCCCGTTGCTCGGGCCCCGACGACCCCAAGAAGCAACTTCCGCGCAAACGCAGTGACTCGTCCACCTATGAGCTAGACACCATTAAGCATCATCAGGCTTTCCTATCCAG CCTGCACTCCAGCGTGATCCACGCCGAGACCTGTTCTCGGCGCTCCAGCAGCAGCACCATGCTGGAGGGCGGCTCCTTGGGCAAATTTGACTTTGAGGTGACCGACTTCTTTCTCTTCGGATCGCCTCTGGGGCTGGTGCTGGCGCTGAGGAAGACTGTGGTGCCCTCCTTGGACG TGACGGCTCTGCGTCCAGCCTGCCAGCAGGTTTACAACCTGTTCCACCCAGCAGACCCCTCGGCTTCCCGCCTGGAGCCTCTCCTGGATAAACGCTTCCACTTGCTGCCTCCCTTCAGCATCCCTCGCTATCAGCGCTTTCCACTCGGTGACGGACACTCGGCTCTTCTgg TGGAGACGGTGCAAAACAACCCTCAGCTCTTGATGGAGCCGGCGCTCCATCGCAATCACGATACGGACGTCAACGAAACCTCCATCGCCGTGCCTGTCCTTAACTGGCCGGCTTCTT CGGACGCCGGATCTCACATTTCGGTGGACGCCGCGTGCCCACCGCCGTCCACCTCCCCGGGGGTCCCTCACATCCGCTGCCACCGCCGGGCCAGCGAGGCTAGCCTGGCGAGCCAGGTCTCGGGCTTGGCCGACTCGTACGCCGCCTCCAACGTCGCCAACA TTGCATCTCGCTGGTGGGGCAGCAAGCGGATGGACTACGCCCTATACTGCCCCGATGCGCTGACGGCGTTCCCCACCGTGGCCCTGCCGCACCTCTTCCACGCTTCTTACTGGGAGTCCACAGACGTGGTGTCCTTCCTTCTTCGACAG GTTATGAGACATGAGAACTCTGGAATCCTGGAGCTAAATGGGAAAGAAGTGTCAGAGTTCACGCCATCCAAACCTCGAGAGAAGTGGCTGCGGAAACGGACTCATGTCAAAATCCGG AATGTGACAGCCAACCACCGGGTGAATGACGGCGTGTACACAGAGGACGGCGCCCAGACGGTCAACGGCCGCTTCATGTACGGCCCGCTGGACATGGTGACGCTTACGGGGGAGAAG ATCGACATCCACATCATGACGCAGCCTCCCTCGGGCGAGTGGATCTACTTGGACACGCAGCTCACCAACAGCAGCGGCCGCATCTCGTACGCACTCCCTGATAACAAACGACTGGGCATTGGTGTGTATCCTGTCAAAATGGTGGTCAG GGGTGACCACACGTTCGCAGACAGTTACCTGACTGTGGTGCCCCGCGGGACGGAGTTTGTGGTGTTCAGCATTGACGGCTCGTTCGCTGCCAGCGTGTCCATCATGGGGAGTGACCCCAAGGTGCGAGCGGGAGCCGTGGACGTGGTGAG ATACTGGCAAGATCTGGGCTACCTGATAGTGTACGTGACGGGGCGTCCGGACATGCAGAAGCAACGCGTGGTGGCCTGGCTCTCGCAGCACAACTTCCCACACGGCGTGGTGTCCTTCTGCGACGGCCTCGTTCACGACCCGCTCCGCCACAAGGCCAACTTCCTCAAGTGCCTCATCGGCGAG GCCCAGATGAGGATATTTGCCGCCTACGGCTCCAGCAAGGACATTTCGGTGTACACTAACGTCGGCCTGCCGCCGTCTCATATTTACATCGTGGGAAGACCCACTAAGAAGATGCAGCATCAGTGTCAG TTCATTCCGGACGGTTACGCTTCTCACCTGTCCCACCTGGAGTACAGCCAGCGTTCCCGGCCCGCCAAGTCGGCCGGCGCCCGCATGGTCTTGCGCAAGGGCAGCTTCGGTCTGGGCGCCGCCTCGGGGGACTTCCTGCGCAAGCGCAACCACATCTTCCGCACCATTTCCTCCAAGCGGCCCGGCGGCTCGCCCAAGCCGGCGGGTCGGACGGAGCGAACGCAGAGCCAGTGCGAGGCGGGCGCCGCGGCGCCGGCCACGGCCCCCGCCGCCCAGCGGAGCATGAGCGTGGCGGCCGGCTGCTGGGGCCGCAGCGGCAGCGCCAAAGAGGGAAGCACAGGGTCGCATGGCCCCAAATGA
- the pitpnm2 gene encoding membrane-associated phosphatidylinositol transfer protein 2 isoform X2, with protein MLIKEYRIPMPMSVDEYRIAQLYMIQKKSREESCGEGSGVEILENKPYQDGPGGSGQYTHKVYHIGKHIPSWFCSILPQAALRVEEESWNAYPYTRTRYTCPFVEKFSIDIETYYMPDTGNQSDVFSMSPAEKRQRTVDPIDIVKDYIAPHEYLAEEDPRLYRSLKTRRGPLSEDWIEEITRIPADRSVMCAYKLCKVEFRYWGMQSKIERFIHDVGLRKVMVRAHRQAWCWQDEWYGLTMEDIRQLELETQLALAKKMAQYSTGEESSSETNGRPAVEDQEKGPVVETGSPAEAGAVKPGGALASRGELTKQWSTSSRSSNRSSKRGGSPSHHSLSEWRMQSIARESDDSTDDEFFDAHDGFSDGEEVLPKEMTKWSSNDLMDKMETIEMDEVQESLYTETGGEFGTLMNEEAHAECLQPSKIHVLILVLHGGNILDTGSGEQSSKQGDVNTLNGAFEAVMRVHYPAALGRIAIRTVSCPAVCVEAFSLVSNLSPYSYDEGCLSSSQDHIPLAALPLLATSAPQYQDAVAAVILRANQVYADFIRSLEGASFNGQVCVIGDCVGGILGFDALCSSSVLVLESPNSSRRGSAISVQDTELLSPGIVINSASPSLEGSRHLSRSNIDIPRCSGPDDPKKQLPRKRSDSSTYELDTIKHHQAFLSSLHSSVIHAETCSRRSSSSTMLEGGSLGKFDFEVTDFFLFGSPLGLVLALRKTVVPSLDVTALRPACQQVYNLFHPADPSASRLEPLLDKRFHLLPPFSIPRYQRFPLGDGHSALLVETVQNNPQLLMEPALHRNHDTDVNETSIAVPVLNWPASSDAGSHISVDAACPPPSTSPGVPHIRCHRRASEASLASQVSGLADSYAASNVANTGRLRKRPSVLSHLSNPYNKLVSRTPSLRSGRKTRQVFPDARSERSWDAGSDVGADIGSPVALINLEQVASRWWGSKRMDYALYCPDALTAFPTVALPHLFHASYWESTDVVSFLLRQVMRHENSGILELNGKEVSEFTPSKPREKWLRKRTHVKIRNVTANHRVNDGVYTEDGAQTVNGRFMYGPLDMVTLTGEKIDIHIMTQPPSGEWIYLDTQLTNSSGRISYALPDNKRLGIGVYPVKMVVRGDHTFADSYLTVVPRGTEFVVFSIDGSFAASVSIMGSDPKVRAGAVDVVRYWQDLGYLIVYVTGRPDMQKQRVVAWLSQHNFPHGVVSFCDGLVHDPLRHKANFLKCLIGEAQMRIFAAYGSSKDISVYTNVGLPPSHIYIVGRPTKKMQHQCQFIPDGYASHLSHLEYSQRSRPAKSAGARMVLRKGSFGLGAASGDFLRKRNHIFRTISSKRPGGSPKPAGRTERTQSQCEAGAAAPATAPAAQRSMSVAAGCWGRSGSAKEGSTGSHGPK; from the exons ATGCTGATCAAGGAGTACCGCATCCCCATGCCTATGAGTGTGGACGAGTATCGCATAGCTCAACTCTACATGATACAG AAAAAGAGCCGCGAAGAGAGCTGCGGCGAGGGCAGCGGCGTGGAGATCCTGGAGAACAAACCCTACCAGGATGGGCCCGGCGGTTCGGGCCAGTACACCCACAAGGTATACCACATCGGCAAGCACATCCCGTCGTGGTTTTGCTCCATCTTGCCTCAGGCCGCCCTCCGTGTGGAGGAGGAGTCGTGGAACGCCTACCCATACACACGCACCAG GTACACGTGTCCATTCGTGGAGAAGTTCTCTATTGACATCGAAACCTACTACATGCCGGACACTGGCAACCAATCAGATGTCTTCAGCATGTCCCCTGCTGAGAAGAGACAGCGCACAGTAG ATCCCATCGACATCGTCAAGGATTACATTGCACCCCACGAGTACTTGGCGGAGGAAGACCCCCGGCTCTACCGCTCGCTCAAGACCAGGCGAGGCCCGCTCTCCGAGGATTGGATCGAAGAGATCACCCGCATTCCTGCCGACCGCTCAGTCATGTGCGCCTATAAACTGTGCAAAGTGGAGTTTCGGTACTGGGGGATGCAGTCCAAGATTGAACGCTTCATCCATGACGTCG GTTTGCGCAAAGTAATGGTGCGAGCCCACCGCCAGGCCTGGTGTTGGCAGGACGAGTGGTACGGCCTAACCATGGAGGACATCCGGCAGCTGGAACTGGAGACCCAGCTGGCCCTAGCCAAGAAAATGGCTCAGTACAGCACCGGCGAGGAAAGCAGCTCCGAAACCAACGGTCGCCCCGCCGTCGAGGACCAGGAGAAGGGGCCCGTCGTCGAAACCGGATCTCCCGCCGAGGCCGGCGCTGTCAAACCTGGGGGGGCACTGGCTAGCCGGGGAGAGCTGACCAAGCAGTGGTCTACGTCCTCCAGATCCTCCAACAGGTCATCCAAGAGAGGAG GAAGTCCTTCTCATCACAGCTTGAGCGAATGGAGAATGCAGAGCATCGCTCGAGAGTCCGACGACAGCACGGACGACGAGTTCTTTGACGCGCACG atgGTTTCTCGGATGGGGAAGAAGTCTTGCCAAAGGAGATGACCAAGTGGAGCTCCAATGACTTGATGGACAAAATGGAAACCATCGAGATGGACGAGGTGCAAG AATCACTGTATACCGAGACGGGAGGGGAGTTTGGCACCTTGATGAACGAGGAGGCGCATGCCGAG TGTCTTCAGCCGTCCAAAATCCACGTCTTGATTCTGGTCTTGCACGGGGGAAACATTCTGGACACGGGCTCAG GCGAACAGAGCAGCAAGCAAGGTGACGTCAACACACTGAATGGCGCCTTCGAGGCGGTGATGAGGGTTCACTACCCAGCGGCGCTGGGCCGCATCGCCATCCGCACCGTGTCGTGTCCTGCCGTCTGCGTGGAAGCTTTTTCGCTGGTGTCCAA CCTGAGTCCGTACAGCTACGACGAGGGCTGCCTGTCCAGCAGCCAGGATCACATTCCTCTGGCAGCGCTGCCTCTCCTCGCCACGTCGGCGCCACAATACCAGGATGCTGTTGCCGCAGTCATTCTTCGAGCCAATCAGGTGTATGCAGATTTCATCAGGTCCTTGGAAGGAGCCTCCTTCAATGGGCAG GTATGTGTGATTGGGGACTGCGTAGGTGGCATCCTGGGCTTTGATGCTCTGTGTAGCAGTTCTGTTCTGGTATTGGAAAGTCCAAACAGCAGCAGGCGGGGAAGCGCCATCAGCGTGCAG GACACGGAGCTGCTGTCTCCCGGCATCGTCATCAACAGCGCGTCGCCGTCCCTGGAGGGCAGCCGCCACCTCAGTCGTAGCAACATTGACATCCCCCGTTGCTCGGGCCCCGACGACCCCAAGAAGCAACTTCCGCGCAAACGCAGTGACTCGTCCACCTATGAGCTAGACACCATTAAGCATCATCAGGCTTTCCTATCCAG CCTGCACTCCAGCGTGATCCACGCCGAGACCTGTTCTCGGCGCTCCAGCAGCAGCACCATGCTGGAGGGCGGCTCCTTGGGCAAATTTGACTTTGAGGTGACCGACTTCTTTCTCTTCGGATCGCCTCTGGGGCTGGTGCTGGCGCTGAGGAAGACTGTGGTGCCCTCCTTGGACG TGACGGCTCTGCGTCCAGCCTGCCAGCAGGTTTACAACCTGTTCCACCCAGCAGACCCCTCGGCTTCCCGCCTGGAGCCTCTCCTGGATAAACGCTTCCACTTGCTGCCTCCCTTCAGCATCCCTCGCTATCAGCGCTTTCCACTCGGTGACGGACACTCGGCTCTTCTgg TGGAGACGGTGCAAAACAACCCTCAGCTCTTGATGGAGCCGGCGCTCCATCGCAATCACGATACGGACGTCAACGAAACCTCCATCGCCGTGCCTGTCCTTAACTGGCCGGCTTCTT CGGACGCCGGATCTCACATTTCGGTGGACGCCGCGTGCCCACCGCCGTCCACCTCCCCGGGGGTCCCTCACATCCGCTGCCACCGCCGGGCCAGCGAGGCTAGCCTGGCGAGCCAGGTCTCGGGCTTGGCCGACTCGTACGCCGCCTCCAACGTCGCCAACA CCGGCCGGCTGAGAAAAAGGCCCAGCGTTCTGTCCCACCTATCCAATCCCTACAATAAACTCGTCTCCCGGACGCCGTCCTTGCGCTCGGGCCGGAAAACCCGGCAGGTGTTTCCCGACGCCAGGTCGGAACGCAGCTGGGACGCCGGCTCGGATGTCGGCGCTGACATTGGCTCACCTGTGGCGCTAATAAATTTGGAGCAAG TTGCATCTCGCTGGTGGGGCAGCAAGCGGATGGACTACGCCCTATACTGCCCCGATGCGCTGACGGCGTTCCCCACCGTGGCCCTGCCGCACCTCTTCCACGCTTCTTACTGGGAGTCCACAGACGTGGTGTCCTTCCTTCTTCGACAG GTTATGAGACATGAGAACTCTGGAATCCTGGAGCTAAATGGGAAAGAAGTGTCAGAGTTCACGCCATCCAAACCTCGAGAGAAGTGGCTGCGGAAACGGACTCATGTCAAAATCCGG AATGTGACAGCCAACCACCGGGTGAATGACGGCGTGTACACAGAGGACGGCGCCCAGACGGTCAACGGCCGCTTCATGTACGGCCCGCTGGACATGGTGACGCTTACGGGGGAGAAG ATCGACATCCACATCATGACGCAGCCTCCCTCGGGCGAGTGGATCTACTTGGACACGCAGCTCACCAACAGCAGCGGCCGCATCTCGTACGCACTCCCTGATAACAAACGACTGGGCATTGGTGTGTATCCTGTCAAAATGGTGGTCAG GGGTGACCACACGTTCGCAGACAGTTACCTGACTGTGGTGCCCCGCGGGACGGAGTTTGTGGTGTTCAGCATTGACGGCTCGTTCGCTGCCAGCGTGTCCATCATGGGGAGTGACCCCAAGGTGCGAGCGGGAGCCGTGGACGTGGTGAG ATACTGGCAAGATCTGGGCTACCTGATAGTGTACGTGACGGGGCGTCCGGACATGCAGAAGCAACGCGTGGTGGCCTGGCTCTCGCAGCACAACTTCCCACACGGCGTGGTGTCCTTCTGCGACGGCCTCGTTCACGACCCGCTCCGCCACAAGGCCAACTTCCTCAAGTGCCTCATCGGCGAG GCCCAGATGAGGATATTTGCCGCCTACGGCTCCAGCAAGGACATTTCGGTGTACACTAACGTCGGCCTGCCGCCGTCTCATATTTACATCGTGGGAAGACCCACTAAGAAGATGCAGCATCAGTGTCAG TTCATTCCGGACGGTTACGCTTCTCACCTGTCCCACCTGGAGTACAGCCAGCGTTCCCGGCCCGCCAAGTCGGCCGGCGCCCGCATGGTCTTGCGCAAGGGCAGCTTCGGTCTGGGCGCCGCCTCGGGGGACTTCCTGCGCAAGCGCAACCACATCTTCCGCACCATTTCCTCCAAGCGGCCCGGCGGCTCGCCCAAGCCGGCGGGTCGGACGGAGCGAACGCAGAGCCAGTGCGAGGCGGGCGCCGCGGCGCCGGCCACGGCCCCCGCCGCCCAGCGGAGCATGAGCGTGGCGGCCGGCTGCTGGGGCCGCAGCGGCAGCGCCAAAGAGGGAAGCACAGGGTCGCATGGCCCCAAATGA